One window from the genome of Bremerella cremea encodes:
- a CDS encoding DJ-1/PfpI family protein yields the protein MPEGKVLIVIGDAAETLDTMYPYYRLVEAGFTPVVAAPEKRLYQMVLHEVKPGWTITKEWEGYTIQADIPFSEIKPDDYLGIFFSGGRAPEYIRYDKDLVAATQAFFAANKPIASVCHGVEIPAYADCVKGRRMATVPKCKFDLEICGGTFVNEPCVIDGNLVSGRTFHDNGHFVGPWIKLLEEQAKLGEA from the coding sequence ATGCCTGAGGGAAAAGTCTTGATTGTTATTGGGGATGCTGCTGAGACCCTCGATACGATGTACCCGTACTATCGCTTGGTAGAAGCAGGATTCACGCCGGTTGTGGCAGCTCCGGAGAAAAGGCTGTACCAGATGGTACTTCACGAAGTGAAACCTGGTTGGACAATTACCAAAGAGTGGGAAGGGTACACAATTCAAGCGGACATTCCGTTTAGCGAAATCAAGCCCGATGACTATCTGGGGATCTTCTTCAGCGGGGGGCGAGCCCCGGAATACATTCGATACGATAAAGACCTCGTGGCGGCGACTCAGGCATTCTTCGCGGCAAATAAACCGATTGCCAGTGTGTGTCACGGGGTAGAAATCCCAGCTTATGCCGACTGTGTGAAAGGCCGCCGGATGGCAACGGTTCCTAAGTGTAAATTTGATCTGGAAATTTGTGGTGGAACGTTCGTGAACGAGCCGTGTGTGATCGATGGCAATCTTGTCAGCGGGCGTACCTTTCATGATAACGGTCATTTTGTTGGACCGTGGATCAAGCTTTTGGAAGAACAGGCCAAGCTGGGCGAAGCCTAA
- a CDS encoding CPXCG motif-containing cysteine-rich protein, with translation MMETEITYVCNACGEDIVIPLDPSQGSMQEFVEDCPVCCRPHVIHVEIDDEGHPRAWAEPEQDYD, from the coding sequence GGAAACCGAGATTACCTACGTCTGCAATGCGTGCGGGGAAGACATCGTGATTCCTCTCGATCCTTCTCAAGGAAGCATGCAGGAATTTGTGGAAGACTGCCCTGTGTGTTGTCGCCCGCATGTGATTCATGTCGAAATCGACGACGAGGGGCATCCTCGTGCCTGGGCCGAACCAGAGCAAGACTACGACTAA